One Periophthalmus magnuspinnatus isolate fPerMag1 chromosome 8, fPerMag1.2.pri, whole genome shotgun sequence genomic window carries:
- the LOC117375201 gene encoding polycomb protein suz12-B-like, producing the protein MAPHRHSGSTMGYGSGGKTNGLYPPSSTNKKPSVQQIQADHELFLQAFEKPTQIYRFLRTRNLIAPIFLHRTLTYMSHRNSRNNTKRKNWKVNDFLYKVEKTRGEQETLSLNSNLQLTFTGFFHKTGRSCQDSENEQNTVSLEVLLVKVCHKKRKDVSCPVKHFPAGKKSVPLNPDCGVQSRQTGASLMVPSSEFEPTNQHTVKSYSLLFRVCCPGFRPAQNHSLTNGDALHSRDFSEETLNRKRRSSSLKDETETTFVAQMTVFDKNRRLQLLDGEYEVSLQEVEDSPIGKKRATWETTVDGRRLPPFENFSQGPTLQFTLRWTSDSSETPSAPTTKPLSTRNTDTNQEVNQEVNQEVNSDVNQETRTIASPTQAVKESVNMDVQMKKEPVLSEPRQKLRIFYQFQYNHNTRQQTEARDDLHCPWCTINCRKLYSLLKHLKLSHSRFIFNYVPHPKGARIEVSINDCYDGSYAGNPQDMHSQPGFAFSRNGPVKRTAVTHFLVCRPRRLKPSLSEFLESEDGERDQTRTYISGHNRLYFHSDCCMPLRAQEMDRDSEDERDPDWLKEKTIKQIEDFTDVNEGEKEIMKLWNLHVMKHGFIADNQMNTACLLFADLHGSYIVQNDLCRNFLLHLVSMHDFNLITTATIDIAMSKLRDIQKLQKPKLDRSNNTEEEEEEEEEEDWETAAESQPDNESDEFKNCSDAMNGAEAEDER; encoded by the exons AGCCAACCCAGATCTACAGATTCCTTCGTACCAGGAACTTGATCGCT CCCATTTTCTTGCACCGCACGTTAACGTACATGTCCCACAGAAACTCGAGAAACAACACCAAAAG GAAAAACTGGAAGGTGAACGATTTTTTGTACAAAGTGGAGAAGACTCGAGGAGAACAGGAGACTCTGAG TCTAAACTCCAACCTGCAGCTCACCTTCACTGGATTTTTCCATAAAACAG GACGATCGTGTCAGGACAGTGAGAACGAACAGAACACTGTATCTTTGGAGGTGCTTCTCGTTAAAGTCTGCCACAAAAAGAGAAAG GATGTGAGTTGTCCAGTAAAGCACTTCCCAGCAGGTAAAAAGTCTGTCCCCCTGAATCCAGACTGTGGGGTGCAGAGCCGTCAGACCGGAGCCTCTCTTATGGTCCCCAGCTCAGAGTTTGAACCCACAAACCAGCACACAGTCAAGTCCTACTCCCTGCTCTTCAGAGTCTGCTGCCCTGGATTCAGACCGGCCCAGAACCACAGCCTGACCAACGGGGACGCCCTCCACAGCAGAG atttcTCAGAGGAAACGCTGAACAGGAAGCGGaggagctcttctctcaaagatGAGACAGAGACGACTTTCGTGGCACAGATGACGGTTTTTGATAAAAACAG GAGGCTGCAGCTTCTGGATGGAGAGTATGAGGTGTCTCTGCAGGAGGTGGAGGACAGTCCCATTGGCAAAAAGAGGGCAACATGGGAGACCACGGTGGATGGAAGA CGATTGCCTCCATTTGAAAACTTCTCCCAAGGTCCCACTCTTCAGTTCACTCTCCGCTGGACCAGTGACAGTTCAGAGACCCCCTCCGCCCCCACCACAAAACCTCTGTCCACCCGGAACACCGACACCAACCAGGAAGTTAACCAGGAAGTCAACCAGGAAGTTAACTCTGACGTCAACCAGGAAACAAGGACGATAGCATCACCTACACAAG CTGTTAAAGAGTCTGTAAACATGgatgtacaaatgaaaaaagagcCCGTCTTGTCTGAACCACGACAGAAACTCCGCATCTTCTACCAG TTCCAGTACAACCACAACACCCGTCAGCAGACCGAGGCCAGAGACGACCTGCACTGCCCCTGGTGCACCATCAACTGTAGGAAACTCTACAGCCTCCTCAAACACCTCAAACTGTCGCActcacgtttcatcttcaactATGTG CCTCACCCTAAAGGCGCTCGGATCGAGGTCTCCATAAACGACTGTTACGACGGCTCTTACGCTGGAAACCCTCAGGACATGCACAGCCAGCCCGGGTTTGCCTTCAGCAGGAACGGGCCGGTCAAACGCACCGCGGTCACTCACTTTCTCGTCTGCAG GCCTCGACGGTTAAAGCCGAGTCTTTCCGAGTTCCTGGAGTCTGAGGACGGAGAgcgagaccagaccaggacctaCATCAGCGGACACAACAGGCTGTACTTCCACAGTGACTGCTGTATGCCGCTCCGAGCTCAGGAAATGGACCGGGACAGTGAGGACGAGAGAGACCCTGACTGGCTCAAGGAGAAGACCATTAAG CAAATTGAAGACTTCACGGACGTCaatgaaggagagaaagagatcaTGAAGCTCTGGAACCTCCACGTTATGAAACACGG GTTTATCGCAGACAACCAGATGAACACAGCGTGCCTTCTGTTCGCCGATCTCCACGGGTCGTACATCGTCCAGAACGATTTGTGCCGAAACTTCCTCCTTCACCTGGTCAGCATGCACGACTTCAACctcatcaccacggcaacaatCGACATCGCCATGTCCAAACTCCGGGACATTCAGAAACTGCAAAAACCTAAACTGGATCGGAGTAAcaacacagaggaggaagaggaggaggaggaggaagaggactgGGAGACTGCCGCCGAATCACAACCGGATAATGAGTCGGATGAATTCAAAAACTGCTCGGATGCGATGAACGGAGCCGAGGCGGAAGACGAGAGATGA